In Scatophagus argus isolate fScaArg1 chromosome 7, fScaArg1.pri, whole genome shotgun sequence, a genomic segment contains:
- the tmem170a gene encoding transmembrane protein 170A isoform X1, with protein MQDKYSDIGFVQQILGLNLVPRKNGTHRGNDTSLSDFSEMWYGVFLWAAVSSLVFHLPAALLSLATLRQHRMARFMPIAIVLMGILGPVCGGVLTSAAIAGVYKAAGKRMISLEALVFGVGQSFCVLIISFLRVLATL; from the exons ATGCAGGATAAATATAGCGACATTGGGTTTGTCCAACAAATACTCGGTTTGAATTTAGTGCCGAGAAAAAATGGTACGCACCGAGGAAACGACACATCCCTCAGCGACTTCTCAG AGATGTGGTATGGAGTTTTCCTGTGGGCAGCGGtctcctctttggtcttccacctgcctgcagctctgctctcccTGGCCACACTGCGCCAGCACAGGATGGCCCGATTCATGCCCATCGCCATTGTCCTCATGGGCATCCTGGGACCAGTTTGTGGGGGAGTTCTCACCA gtgcAGCCATAGCAGGTGTGTACAAGGCAGCAGGGAAGAGGATGATCTCTTTGGAGGCTCTTGTTTTTGGTGTTGGACAGTCATTTTGCGTCCTCATCATCTCCTTCCTCAGGGTACTCGCCACCCTTTAG
- the tmem170a gene encoding transmembrane protein 170A isoform X2, whose protein sequence is MWYGVFLWAAVSSLVFHLPAALLSLATLRQHRMARFMPIAIVLMGILGPVCGGVLTSAAIAGVYKAAGKRMISLEALVFGVGQSFCVLIISFLRVLATL, encoded by the exons ATGTGGTATGGAGTTTTCCTGTGGGCAGCGGtctcctctttggtcttccacctgcctgcagctctgctctcccTGGCCACACTGCGCCAGCACAGGATGGCCCGATTCATGCCCATCGCCATTGTCCTCATGGGCATCCTGGGACCAGTTTGTGGGGGAGTTCTCACCA gtgcAGCCATAGCAGGTGTGTACAAGGCAGCAGGGAAGAGGATGATCTCTTTGGAGGCTCTTGTTTTTGGTGTTGGACAGTCATTTTGCGTCCTCATCATCTCCTTCCTCAGGGTACTCGCCACCCTTTAG